TTCCTTGTCGGGTAAGTTCCGACCCGCACGAAAGGCGTAACGATTTGGGCACTGTCTCGACAACGCGCCCGGTGAAATTGTAGTACCGGTGAAGATGCCGGTTACCCGCGACAGGACGGAAAGACCCCGTGGAGCTTTACTGCAGCTTGATACTGGAATTCGGTATTACATGTACAGGATAGGAGGGAGACTAAGAAGCCAGGACGCCAGTCTTGGTGGAGTCGCCGGTGGGATACCTCTCTTGTGATACTGGATTTCTAACCTGAATCTGTGAACCAGATTAGGGACAATGTCAGGCGGGCAGTTTGACTGGGGCGGTCGCCTCCGAAAGAGTAACGGAGGCGCTCAAAGGTAACCTCAGAATGGTTGGAAACCATTCGCAGAGTGCAAAGGCAGAAGGTTGCTTAACTGCGACAGCGACGGCTGGAGCAGATACGAAAGTAGGACTTAGTGATCCGGTGGTATGAAAGTGGGATTGCCATCGCTCAACGGATAAAAGCTACCCCGGGGATAACAGGCTTATCTCCCCCAAGAGTTCACATCGACGGGGAGGTTTGGCACCTCGATGTCGGCTCATCGCATCCTGGAGCTGTAGCAGGTTCCAAGGGTTGGGCTGTTCGCCCATTAAAGCGGTACGCGAGCTGGGTTCAGAACGTCGTGAGACAGTTCGGTCCCTATCCGTCGTGGGCGCAGGAAATTTGAGAGGAGCTGTCCTTAGTACGAGAGGACCGGGATGGACGAACCGCTGGTGTATCTGTTGTACTACCAAGTGCATAGCAGAGTAGCCAAGTTTGGAAGGGATAAACGCTGAAGGCATCTAAGTGTGAAGCCCACCTCAAGATAAGATTTCCCATAGCGTAAGCTAGTAAGACCCCAGGAAGACTACCTGGTAGATAGGCTTAAGGTGAAAGCATGGTAACATGTTCAGCTGATAAGTACTAATAGGTCGAGGGCTTGACCTAAATCACTTTAGCAGACAGTGTTTGGTTTTGAGGGTGTAGAAAAATGTGGCCCAGTGGCTCAGTTGGTTAGAGCGCCGGCCTGTCACGCCGGAGGTCGAGGGTTCGAGTCCCTTCTGGGTCGCCATTATTACTATACTATCATGGGCGCATAGCTCAGCTGGGAGAGCACCTGCCTTACAAGCAGGGGGTCATAGGTTCGAGCCCTATTGCGCCCACCATGAATGAAAAAGTATTAATTGTATATAATAAGAATATGCCGACGTGGCTCAATTGGCAGAGCAGCTGACTTGTAATCAGCAGGTTATCGGTTCGAGTCCGATCGTCGGCTTTGTTATGGAGGGATTCCCGAGTGGCCAAAGGGGGCAGACTGTAAATCTGTTGTCGGAGACTTCGAAGGTTCGAATCCTTCTCCCTCCACCATTTATTCATATCGCGGAGTGGAGCAGCCTGGTAGCTCGTCGGGCTCATAACCCGAAGGTCAGAGGTTCAAATCCTCTCTCCGCAACCATGCCCAGATAGCTCAGTCGGTAGAGCAGAGGACTGAAAATCCTCGTGTCACTGGTTCGATTCCGGTTCTGGGCACCATATTTACATAATATACCATGTGGGCTACTAGCTCAGTCGGTAGAGCACTGGACTTTTAATCCAGGTGTCCCGGGTTCGAGTCCCGGGTAGCTCATCCAAATCGTAAGAAAGTTTCTTACGATTTTTTTTGTGCTCATTTTTAATAAAATACTGAGTACCAAGGAAAACAATTGATACCTATAGGGCTTGGCTAAGATATCTTTTTAAGATATAATGGTATCATTAATTTATATATTAGGATTGATCTTATGGCAGAAGCACCTTTATATGAAAGATTAATGCAATATAATAAGGAAGATATTTATCCTTTCCATATGCCGGGACATAAATTAGGTAAAATTTTACCTTCTTCTTGTCTACTAAATTTAGATGTTACAGAAGTTAAAGGAATGGATAATTTATACGAACCGGAGGAAGTCATTGCAAAAGCACAAAAATTACTAGCGAAGACCTTTGGTGCTGAAGAAACGATATTTTTAGTAAATGGATCTACGGCTGGTGTTATAGCATCAATACTTGGCGTATGCGACCCTAAAGATCAACTCATTCTTGCACGGAACAGCCATCATTCTGCCCATCATGGAATGATTTTGGGAGATATAACTCCTTGCTATATTAATCCGAAAATAATAGAGCCTTATGGCTTATTAGGAGGCATATCTTCAGAGGATGTAGAAGAAACTATTAAAAGGCATCCGAAGGCAAAAGCTGTATTTATTACAAGCCCTACTTACGAAGGATTTACTTCCAATATTAAAGAGATTGCTCGAATTGCTCATCAATATAATAAAATATTAATTGTAGATGAAGCCCATGGAGCACATTTTAATTTTCATTCTTCTTTTCCTAAAACTGCTCTTAGTCAAGGAGCCGATATCGTTATCCAAAGTCTTCATAAAACTTTGCCCGCGCTTACCCAATGTGCCCTTATTCATTTTCATGGAACTAGAGCAAATAGAGACAGAGTAAAACAAACCCTTAGGATGATTCAAACCAGCAGTCCTTCTTATATTTTTATGGGGATGATGGATTTACTTAGGAAGACATTGGATGAACAAAAAGAGAAGTTGTTTGAACCTTATATTGCAAATCTAATGCATTTAAGAAATACATTAAAGGAAATGAATCATATTCTTCTCCTTGGAGAGGAATTAAATAAACAATACGCTATAGAAGAAATTGATATTTCAAGATTGGTTTTTTATACTGGATATACGAATTTATCAGGAGTGGAGATTGATAGACTTCTTAGGAATAAATATAAAATTCAAATGGAATTAAGCAGCGAAATTCATTTTATTGGTATTTCAAGCATAGCAGATACCAAAGAAGGTTTTGAGCGTCTTTTAAATTCAATGAAGGAAATTGATCAGGGATTAATCTTTAATCAAAAAAATGCCGATATAGATAATATATTATATCCTCCTTCAGAAATAATAATTTCTCCAAGAGAAGCTTTCTATGCGCCAAAAGAAGTGATACCTTTAGAAGATGCGGAAGGAAAAGTTTCATCAAATTTTGTGGTATTTTATCCCCCAGGTATTCCTTTGTTATCTCCGGGAGAAAAAATCACAAAGTTCCATATTGAACACATAAAAAGACGCAAAAACGAAAAGACAATAGAGGTTATTAGACGGGGTGGACTATGAGAGGATTATTTATTTCCATGGAGGGGCCAGACGGTTCTGGAAAAACAACTCAGATTGAAAAATTAAAGGAGTATTTTTCGAATAAGGGTTATGAAGTGGTTATAACCAGAGAACCCGGAGGAACTCAAATCAGTGAAGAAATTAGAAATATTATTTTAGATGTAAAAAATGAAGCCTTATCAGATATGACAGAAGCCCTCCTTTATGCAGCATCCAGAGCACAGCATGTGGAAGAAAAAATAAAACCGGCACTGGAAAGCGGAAAGATTGTCATCAGCGATCGATTTGTAGATTCGAGTATTGTCTATCAAGGCTATGCAAGAGGGATTGGAATAGATACAGTAGAATCTATTAATAGCTTTGCCATACAAGGATATATGCCCGATATTACATTCTTTTTTGATATTGAACCTGAACTCGCTATGAAAAGAAAAGCCAATCAAAAATCCTTAGATCGACTGGAACAGGAGCATATTTCATTTCATAATAAAGTATATGAGGGGTATAAAATACTTTTAAAAAGATATCCAAAGCGAATAAAATCCATTGATGCCAGGCAGAGTATAGACAATATCTACGAGCAAATAATGAAAGAAGTGACTAATTTATTATAAGGAGGATGCCTATGAAACTCATCGTTGCGATTATTCATGATGAAGATGCCCACGGAGTAATGGATGAATTAAATAGGAAAGGATTCGGCGTTACGAAACTTGCCAGTACCGGGGGATTTTTAAAGTCAGGAAATACAACGATTTTTATTGGGGCTGAAGAAGAGAGTGTTGAACAAGTTATTAAGATTATAGAGAAGAAGTGTAAAAGCAGAAAACAAGTAACAACGGCAAATTTACCTCCAACCAATATAACGGAAGGATATATTCCTTACCCTATAGAAGTTACTGTAGGAGGAGCGACTATTTTTGTACTGGATGTAGACCGTTTTGAAAAAATCTAAGTTTTAAAGGGGAATAACAATGGATATGAAAGTTGGGCCAATTCAAACACCTACAATACAAGCGACTAAAGAAGTAAAGGAAAAATCCGTAGAGAAAGATTTTGCCTTCACTCTTTTAAGTAAAATTGATGAATCAGACCTTCAGCAAAAGCTTGAAAGAATGCTGCAGGATATTACAGTCCAAGGTAAAAAACTAGCGGACCATATGGACGTAAAGGATTTAAAAAAATATAGAACCTTGGTTTCTGATTTTATGAATGAAGTGGTCTCGAGATCTCATAAGTTTTCCAGAGAGAACTTTTTAGATAAAAGAGGAAGACATAGGGTGTATGGTATTGTAAAAAAGGTTAATAATAATTTAGACGAACTGGCCCAGGAACTTATAAAAAAGGAAAAAGATCACCTAAGAATCTTAGAAAAAGTTGATGAAATCAGAGGATTACTTTTAGATATTATGACTTAAATAATATATTCATAAACTGCTGTATAGGATACACACAGCGGTATTTTTTTATCACGAGATAGGAGATTTTATATGTATACGTTTGAAGAAATTATTGGTCATAAAGGAGTAATTGAAAATCTCCAGCAGACAATCAAGCACAATAAAGTATCTCACAGTTATATATTGGACGGCATTTCTGGTATCGGTAAGAAAACAATTGCATTAACCTTTGCAAAAACCCTTCAATGTCTTAATAAAGGAATAGCACCCTGTAATGAATGCAGTTCTTGCAGAGCTTTTGACTCAGGAAATCATCCTGACGTTTTTTTTATCAGTACGGAGAAAAAAAGTTTAGGCGTGGATGAAATTAGGGATAATATTCAAAAAGACATTGAAACAAAGCCTTATAAATACAGCTATAAGATTTATATCGTAGATAAGGCGGATAAAATGACCATACAGGCTCAAAATGCCCTTTTAAAAACTATAGAGGAGCCTCCTTCTTATGGTATTATTATGCTTGTCTCTACGAATTATAAGCAATTTCTTCCTACTATTATATCAAGATGTTCCCTGATAAAACTAAATCCCCTAAAACCCGGAGAAATTAAAGATTATTTTAAAACAGGCCCCATAGATCATAATATGATAGATTTGTATATCGCTTTTTCCGGGGGAAGTATCGGTGTTATTAAAAAAATGATGGAATCAGAACATTTTCTTGAAATCAGAGAAAATGTCATTAGATGGGTTAATGAAATAAACTCAGGGGATTTAATAAAACTGTTTGAAATACAAAAAGAAATGGAAAACTATAAAGAAGAAATAGATTTTGTATTGGATTTAATGTATGCTTGGTATAGGGATATTTTATTGATCAAACAGATAGGCAACAATCCATATATCCTCAATAAAGATAAGATCAACCTGTTGTTGAATACAGGCATGGACTTATCTTATAATAAACTTGGCAGAAGTTTAGATGCCATTGAAGATGCAAAAAAGCAGCTTAGGCAAAACGCAAATTTTCAACTTGCTTTAGAAATTATGCTACTACATATAAAGGAGAATGCACATGAACGTAATAGGAGTTCGTTTTAAAAGAGCGGGAAAAATTTATTATTTTGATCCCGGCGATTTAGAAATAGAACAGGGAAGCCACGTTATTGTGGAAACTGCAAGGGGTATCGAATATGGATCAGTGGTTATAGCCAATAGAGATGTGCCGGAAGAACAATTGGTTCATCCCTTAAAAAAGGTTATAAGGATTGCCACTCCGGAAGATGACGAAATAGAATTTGAAAATAAAAGAAAAGAAAAAGAAGCTTTTGCAATATGTAAAGAAAAAATCAAAGAACATAATTTAGAAATGAAATTAATCGATGTAGAATTTACTTTCGACAATAACAAAATTATGTTTTATTTTACGGCAGAAGGAAGAATAGACTTTAGAGAATTGGTAAAGGATCTGGCAGCTATTTTTAGGACAAGAATTGAACTTCGCCAAATAGGGGTTCGGGATGAAACAAAAATGATGGGAAGCATCGGTATTTGCGGCAAATCCCTATGTTGTTCCACTTTCCTTTCAGAGTTCCAACCGGTATCTATAAAAATGGCCAAAGAACAAAATCTATCTTTAAATCCTACAAAAATCTCCGGTGTCTGCGGAAGGCTTATGTGCTGCTTAAAATATGAAGAAGAAACTTATAAAGAAATTAACGAAAAACTTCCTGATGTTGGACAAGAAGTCATGACTCCGGACGGTAAAGGCACTGTATTATCCGTTAATGTTCTTCGTCAACTCGTAAGGGTGGCAGTTGTTAAAAAAGAAGGGGATACGGAAGCTGGCGTATATTCTGCAGAAGTTCTTCAATTTACTCCTTCTCAGAAGAAAAAAGATGAAGAGGATAATGAAGCAATCTATGAAGAATTTGAAGAATAATGTAGAACTCCTGGAAGGAGAACGACTTGATGATCTTAATTTAAAAGGGTATCAAATTATACAAAACCCTAAATTTTTTTGTTTTGGGATGGATGCAGTTTTACTTTCCGCCTTTACAGAAATAAAAGAAGGAGACACGGTACTGGATTTAGGCAGTGGAAACGGAATCATACCTATACTATTAGAAGCAAAGACAAAAGGAAAGAAATTCACTGGCCTTGAAATTCAAGAACAGAATGTGGATATGGCAAGAAGAAGCATTTTGCTTAATCATATAGAAGAAAAAGTAGAAATGCATCTTGGCGATGTAAGAAAAATAAAAGAGTATTATACAGCAGAGTCCTTTGATGTTGTAACTTCCAATCCCCCTTATATGAATGCAGGAGGGGGACTCATTAATTTACATGAGGCAAAAACCATAGCAAGGCATGAAGTACTTTGCTCTTTAGAAGATATTATTTATGCGGCTTCCTATGTATTAAAAAATAAGGGAAACTTTTATATGGTGCATCGTCCCCATAGATTAGTAGATATTATGGTTCTTCTTAGGAAACATCGACTTGAACCAAAAACATTACAAATGGTTCATCCTTATATGGACAAAGAACCTAATATGGTACTTATTAAAGCGGTAAAAAATGCAAAAGCCTTGCTTAAAGTTTCAAAGCCTCTTATTGTTTATAACGAAAAAGGACAGTATAATGACGAAGTAAAGGAACTATACAATGAATAAAGGGGTAGCTCAATGCCTGGAAGATTATATTTATGCGCAACGCCTATTGGAAATTTAGAAGATATTACATATAGAGCGGTAAGAATTCTAAAGGAAGTGGATTTAATTGCAGCAGAAGATACAAGACACACTAAAAAACTTCTAAATCATCTGGAGATTAATACGCCTTTAACCAGTTACCATGAGCATAATAAAGCAACCAAAGGTCCCATACTCATTGAAAAATTAAAAGAAGGCTTAAATATTGCTCTTGTAAGTGATGCAGGAACTCCTGGAATATCGGATCCGGGAGAAGACCTTGTACGTCTTGCCCATGAAAATAATATCCTGGTGACGCCTGTACCGGGGGCATCTGCAGTCATTTCGGGACTTATAATATCTGGTCTTTCCACGAGAAGATTTGCATTTGAAGGTTTTTTACCTGCGGATAACAAAGAACGAAAAGAAAGACTAAAAAAGCTTTCAAAAGAAGACAGAACCATTGTACTTTATGAGGCACCCCATAGGCTTTCTAAAACCTTAGAAGCCCTTTATGAAGCCTTAGGCAATAGAAAGATATCCATTATAAGAGAACTTACAAAACAATATGAAGAAGTAAAACAATGTACCCTTGAAGAAAGCATAATTTATTATCAGGAGGTTTCGCCAAAAGGGGAATTTGTTTTAGTGATTGAAGGGTTATCCGATGAAGAAATGAAAGAAATAGAAATAAAAAAATGGGAAACCATTAGTATAGATGAGCATTTTAAATTGTACATAGATGAAGGTAAAGACCAAAAGGAAGCCATGAAACTGGTTGCTAAAGACAGGGGCATCAGTAAAAGAGAAGTTTATCAGATCATTCATCAAATCAAATAATGCATAAAAAAAAAGCCAATTATGGCTTTTTTTATTGTTCTTTAATTTCCATTCCTGCTAATCTTACAAGTTCAAGAATAGTTTCTCTAGAGATTTTTTTACCTTTATAGTCAATTAGGTCATCCATGCTGCCAGTAAAAATGTCAGCTGGCTCGTATTTCTTTAAGATGATCTTATCGTTGTCCACAAAAATTTCTAAAGCATCTTTTTCATGAATGTCTAAGTTTCTTCTTAATTCGATTGGAAGAACAACTCTTCCTAATTCGTCTACTTTTCTTACAACACCTGTTGATTTCACGCTATATCCACTCCTCTTAATTTTTCTTTTTCGACATTATATTACAATTCAAGAATACCATAATTAACAATAAAAGTCAACACTATTTTTAAAATAAAATGAAATATATACAATATTAGTTATATAAGTCATTTAAAGAAGTCGAATTATGACGTAAAATGTTAAATTATTGACATTATAATTTGCAGAAAAAAGATACATTTCATTTTTTATTAAGTATATCCAAAAATTAACTGGAAAATAGGAATATTTAACTAATCGCTAAAATTCGACAAATGAATCATAAGTCCTAAAGGAAAACTATGCATACAGCTTGTTTCATATTTTTATGGTTAGGGCATATATATTAGAGAAGAAGCTACAAGATTTGAATGGGGGGAGAACATGTTAAACTATCTATGGGGGTTTATGATTCTTATTGGTATTATCGTTGCTGCTTTTACAGGGACAATGGGAGCAGTTACTCAAACTGCGATTAGTTCATCAAAGGAAGCTGTTCAAATTTGTATTACTTTATTAGGGGTGTTGGCTTTTTGGATGGGAATCATGAAAATTGCAGAAAAGTCAGGACTTATTTCCGGCTTAACAAATAGAATACGGCCCATTTTGCGCTTTTTATTTCCTGATATTCCTGATGGACATGAGGCGCAAAAATATATTGCTACCAATTTAATTGCCAATGTATTAGGACTGGGATGGGCAGCTACTCCCCCGGGATTATTGGCAATGAAAGCACTGCAAAAATTAAATCTTAAAAAGGATGAAGCCAGCAATGCCATGTGTATGTTTTTGATTGTAAATATTTCTTCCGTTCAGCTTATTTCAGTCAATATTATTGCCTATAGATCTCAATATGGTTCAGCCAATCCGTCGGAGGTTATTGGACCTTCACTGCTTGCTACCTGTGTTTCAACCGTAACGGCTATTGTATTCGGTAAAATCATGGAAAGGAGAAGAAGAAGTTGAAATGGGTTTTGTACATATCCGATTTTATGATTCCTCTTATCATATTTGGTATACTGATTTACGGACTTCTTAAGAAAATCAATATATTTGATGTGTTTATAGAAGGGGCAAAGGAAAGTGTTAATACTATTTTAACGATTATGCCCACTTTAATCGGGCTTATGGTAGCTGTAGGGATTATTAGGGCTTCCGGGGCCTTAGATATGATTGAAAAGGGACTTAAGCCCTTGCTTAAGTTTACCTCTTTTCCGTCGGAGCTCATTCCTCTTACAATTTTAAGGAGCATTTCTTCTTCGGCAAGTTTGGGACTAGTTCTTGATTTGTTTAAGCAGTATGGACCGGATTCCTTTATAGGAAGGCTCATTTCCATCATGATGGGATGTACGGAAACAATTTTTTATACCATGTCGGTTTATTTTATGTCTATTGGGATTAAAAAAACAAGGTATACTTTGGCGGGGGCCATTCTTGCAAACCTTGCTGGAGTCATTGCTTCATTTTATATCACAATATGGGTTTTTGGAAAATAAGAAAAGGAGCCAGTGGCTCCTTTTATCTTATTAGTTTAATTCGCTTACAACCTTCTTAAGTGCTTCTAATGCTTCATCTGGAAGTTTGTCAAATCCGCCTTTTTCTGTTGCTCTGGATTCAACGAATCTGATTCTGTCTTCCATTCTCTTCTTTAATTGATCTACATATTCAGCATCGTTTAAGTCAGGGATATAACCTTCAACTTCTAAGATTTCGATATCAGAGAAGTTGCCCCATGGTTTAAATGTAGCAGTTCCTTCGATAATAGCTTCTAATACGCCTAATGTAACAGAAGGAGTTACTTTCTTATCCATGAAGTGACCTGTATTTAAGATGTAGCAGTCTACATTTCTTTCTTGGAATAAAGCTTTGAATTTGTTATAGTCATCAGCTAATGGGTATGTTCTAAATGGATTAGCGTAAGGTTCTACAACTAATGCATTTGGATCTACTCCAGGAGCAAGTCTTTCAGCAGTTGTTCTCTTTGTAGCTAAGGTAGCTCCCATAACAGAAGCAAGTTCTGCTCCTCTTAATTTTACAACTGGAGGAAGAGTTGGGTCTTTCATGAGCCAGAAGATTGCATTAACTGGTTCATCAAATTTGTCAACACGGTTAGGAGACCATAATTTAGATTTAACCGCACGACCATTTCCGTTACGGATATCTTCAGTAACAATAACTACTTTGCCGTCTTCATCAACAGTAGCACCGTTGTTTTGTACGGTTAATAAGTATTTATTGTCTTCAGAAGTTAATGGATAGTCTTGAGTTTTATCAAAGTAAGCAGGCTCTAAAGCAACGGAAGAACCGTCAACTGTAGAAATAACGAAAGCATCATCATGAAGTACTGTGATATCATATTTGTCATTGTGACGCGCATGTGTAATTGTGGATTTACCGGAACCGGATAATCCAAACACACCAGCAACGAATTTTCTGCCATCAGATAAGTTATAACGTTTTTGACCGCCATGGCAGGACGCATATCCGTTACGGTTTGCAATAGCCCATGCTAATGTAAGAGTACCTTTTTTATGTTCACCAAAGTATCTCATTCCAAGGATTGCAGCACAGTTGTGTTGAGGATCAAAGCATGCAAGTCCCATTGGATGATCTGGATGAGACCAGGTTGGATCGGATAAAACGTAAATATCTCCTTCATTCTTTAATTCTTTGGATCTCTTATACATATTGAAGTATTCATCGGTTAAGTATTGGAAGTTAAGCATCCAGGAATACATAATGTTTTCTTGGCCTTCTGGAATTAAAAGATGTGCTTTAACCATGAAGTCTTCATCAAGACCTACATATACTTCAGCATGATACATTTTCTTAAAACGAGTTTGATAAGCTGCTTCACTGATTTTAAGAGCATATTCTGCTGTGTTTACGCCAGGTTCTCCGATAATTTTTCTAGCAGAAGCAGCACGACCACTAACTGCACCATCGTTGAACAATAATACTTTAGCATCTGAATCTAACCCGATTGCTTCAGGATTATAAACAGGCATATCGGTTACGATTGTTCCAGGGGAAGCAGCAGCTAATTTGTATGCTTCTTTTAAAGATGTAACTTTAACAACGTTGTTGCCGTAGAATGGAGTTTCAATAGTTGTTCTGATTTGAGAGAAAATAGGATTGTTAGATCCGATTTGATCTCGTGAAAATTTTGCTTGTGTTGCCATAAAAAAAGCCTCCTTTATTTATGTAATTTTTAATAGAGAAACCTAAAAAATTAGATAACTCTAAAATTCTCCCCATTATAATAATACATCTTTTATAAATTAAGTCAAGAAATAATAGGAAATTTTAAAAGATAATTATTGGTATATAAATACAGTAAAACACCAATACTTTAAATAAATTTCGGTATATTTCATAAGTATTTTGCATTTTTCACACAAAGGCGATATAATAATTTTTAGCAAATTCAATTAAACTATACATTAAACAGTGGAGGGTTAGTATGAATAAAAAAACTTATTATATTACGACGCCTATTTATTATCCCAGTGACAAGCTACATATAGGCCATTCCTATACTACAGTTGCGGCTGATGCGATGGCAAGGTATAAAAGGCTTCGAGGATATGATGTTAAATTTTTAACAGGAACGGACGAACATGGCCAAAAAATTGAAAGAATTGCCCAACAAAAAGGCATGACACCAAAAGCATATGTTGATTCTATTGTAACATGGATTAAAGAATTATGGAAGATAATGAACATTAGTTATGATACTTTTATCCGTACAACGGACGATTATCATGAAAAAACCGTTCAAAAAATATTTAAGAAATTATATGAAAAGGGAGACATATACAAAAGCTCCTATGAAGGCTGGTACTGTACCCCTTGTGAAACTTTCTTTACAGAAAGACAATTAAAAGAAGGAAAATGTCCGGATTGCGGCAGAGAAGTAGAAAAAGTAAAAGAAGAAAGCTATTTCTTTAAATTATCAAAGTATCAAGACAGACTCATTGAGTATATCGAAAGCCATCCAGAATTTATTCAACCTCAAACCCGACAAAATGAAATGATCAATAATTTCTTAAAACCAGGGCTTGAAGATTTATGCGTTTCCAGAACCTCTTTTAAATGGGGAATACCTGTTGAATTTGACCCAGGTCATGTGGTGTATGTATGGGTGGATGCATTGTCTAACTATATTAGTGCCCTCGGCTTTATGTCCGAAAATGATGAAGAATATAAAAAGTATTGGCCGGCAGATGTGCATTTGGTAGGAAAAGAAATTGTACGTTTCCATACCATCATATGGCCAGCGCTTTTAATGGCACTGGACGAGCCCCTTCCAAAACAAGTTTTTGGTCACGGCTGGCTTGTTATTGACGGAGGTAAGATGTCAAAGTCTAAGGGTAATGTAGTTGACCCTAAAGTGTTGGTAGATCACTACGGTGCCGATGCCATAAGATACTTCTTGCTTAGAGAAGTTGCTTTTGGACAGGATGGAAACTTCACAAACGAAGCATTAATCCAAAGAATTAACTCAGACCTTGCCAATGACTTTGGTAATCTTTTATCAAGAACCGTAGCTATGGTGGATAAATATTTTAATGGAACACTGCCACTAGGTAAAAAAGCTACAACATACGATGAAGAACTCAAAACTTTAGCACAGGCGACAGTTTCTAAAGTAGAAGAATACATGGAAAAGCTGCTCTTTAGCGATGCTTTAACAGAAATTTGGAATCTCATTAGAAGAGCCAATAAATATATTGATGAAACACAACCCTGGGTATTAGCAAAGGATGAAGACAAAAAAGACGAACTGGCTAATGTATTATATAACTTAGGAGAAATTCTTCGTATTGTTTCCATTATTATTGAGCCATTTATGCCTACAACTCCAAGAAAAGTATGGGAACAACTCTCATTGGAGGAAGGAGAAAATACCACCTGGGACAGTGCAAAGGTTTGGGGTAGACTTCCACAAGATTTCACTGTTAAAAAAGGAGAAATCCTTTTCCCAAGAATTGATATGAAAGTGGAATTAGAAAAATTAGAAGAAGCTCAAAACAAAGCCAGAGAAGAATCCGTAGCAAAAGCAGAAGAGAAAAAAGAAGAGAAAGCAGAAGAAAAACAAGAAACAGAATTTATATCCATTGAGGATTTTGCGAAGCTTGACCTTAGAATAGGAGAAGTCCTTCAATGTGAGAAAGTAGAAAAAGCAGATAAACTCTTAAAATCTCAAATTAAAATAGGAAACGAAGTAAGACAAATTGTGTCGGGTATTGCAAAATACTATACGCCTGAAGAAATGGTAGGCAAGAAAGTAATCGTAGTATGTAATTTAAAACCTGTAAAATTAAGAGGCATCCTGTCAGAAGGAATGATTTTGGCAGCTTCTGACGAAAACGGAAACCTTGTTTTGGCATCAACCGATAAGGACATTGAAAGTGGAGCGAAGGTGAAATAATGTATTTTGAATCCCATGCCCATTATGATGACGAAGCCTATAATGAAGACAGGGACGAG
The genomic region above belongs to Defluviitalea saccharophila and contains:
- the metG gene encoding methionine--tRNA ligase, coding for MNKKTYYITTPIYYPSDKLHIGHSYTTVAADAMARYKRLRGYDVKFLTGTDEHGQKIERIAQQKGMTPKAYVDSIVTWIKELWKIMNISYDTFIRTTDDYHEKTVQKIFKKLYEKGDIYKSSYEGWYCTPCETFFTERQLKEGKCPDCGREVEKVKEESYFFKLSKYQDRLIEYIESHPEFIQPQTRQNEMINNFLKPGLEDLCVSRTSFKWGIPVEFDPGHVVYVWVDALSNYISALGFMSENDEEYKKYWPADVHLVGKEIVRFHTIIWPALLMALDEPLPKQVFGHGWLVIDGGKMSKSKGNVVDPKVLVDHYGADAIRYFLLREVAFGQDGNFTNEALIQRINSDLANDFGNLLSRTVAMVDKYFNGTLPLGKKATTYDEELKTLAQATVSKVEEYMEKLLFSDALTEIWNLIRRANKYIDETQPWVLAKDEDKKDELANVLYNLGEILRIVSIIIEPFMPTTPRKVWEQLSLEEGENTTWDSAKVWGRLPQDFTVKKGEILFPRIDMKVELEKLEEAQNKAREESVAKAEEKKEEKAEEKQETEFISIEDFAKLDLRIGEVLQCEKVEKADKLLKSQIKIGNEVRQIVSGIAKYYTPEEMVGKKVIVVCNLKPVKLRGILSEGMILAASDENGNLVLASTDKDIESGAKVK